One window of the Deinococcus ruber genome contains the following:
- the purM gene encoding phosphoribosylformylglycinamidine cyclo-ligase has translation MANDPSPAQQSAYQQSGVDIEAGHRAVALMKDAVARSQHAPGLRGQVLSGLGGFGGLFRPGFAGLQDPVLVASTDGVGTKTKVAALAGVYGGLGHDIVNHCTNDLLVQGARPLFFLDYIAMSKLIPEAVAEFVKGAALACEGVGAALLGGETAEMPGVYVEGELDIVGTLVGVVDRPALVTGERLEAGDAVIALPSTGLHTNGYSLARRVLEGLDWQEVRPDLGGSLQDALLTPHRSYLAAFEALLSAGLDIRGMAHITGGGLIDNPPRIFPDGLGMQVDVESWTLPPLFRLIVERGQVSQHDAFHALNMGVGFLFMVPAAQLAPALEALRAAGEQPWQLGQMVPGQGVQLSGGL, from the coding sequence ATGGCAAACGATCCTTCCCCCGCACAACAGAGCGCCTATCAGCAGTCAGGCGTGGACATCGAAGCTGGACACCGCGCCGTCGCGCTGATGAAGGACGCGGTGGCACGCAGTCAGCACGCACCCGGCCTGCGAGGACAGGTTCTGAGCGGCCTGGGGGGCTTCGGCGGGCTGTTCCGCCCCGGCTTCGCGGGCCTGCAAGACCCGGTGCTGGTGGCCTCGACCGACGGCGTGGGCACCAAGACCAAGGTGGCGGCCCTCGCCGGGGTATACGGCGGTCTGGGCCACGATATCGTCAACCACTGCACCAACGATCTGCTCGTTCAGGGAGCCAGGCCGCTGTTTTTCCTCGATTACATCGCCATGAGCAAGCTCATTCCCGAAGCGGTGGCCGAGTTCGTAAAAGGCGCTGCTCTGGCCTGTGAGGGCGTGGGCGCGGCGCTGCTGGGCGGCGAAACTGCCGAGATGCCGGGTGTGTATGTCGAGGGTGAACTGGACATCGTGGGAACGCTGGTGGGCGTGGTAGACCGCCCCGCGCTGGTCACGGGTGAGCGGCTGGAAGCGGGCGACGCCGTGATCGCGCTGCCGAGCACTGGCCTGCACACCAACGGATACAGTCTGGCCCGCCGGGTGCTGGAGGGGTTGGACTGGCAGGAAGTACGCCCCGACCTGGGCGGCAGCCTGCAAGACGCACTGCTGACGCCGCACCGCTCGTATCTGGCGGCCTTCGAAGCGCTGCTGAGCGCGGGCCTGGACATTCGGGGCATGGCGCATATCACTGGGGGCGGCCTGATCGACAATCCGCCGCGCATCTTCCCGGACGGCCTGGGCATGCAGGTCGATGTGGAAAGTTGGACGCTGCCGCCGCTGTTCCGGCTGATCGTGGAGCGCGGGCAGGTAAGCCAGCACGACGCCTTCCACGCGCTGAACATGGGCGTGGGCTTTCTGTTCATGGTGCCTGCCGCGCAGCTTGCGCCCGCTCTGGAAGCGCTGCGGGCAGCGGGCGAGCAGCCCTGGCAACTCGGGCAGATGGTGCCCGGCCAGGGCGTGCAGCTGAGCGGGGGTCTATGA